Proteins from a single region of Lates calcarifer isolate ASB-BC8 linkage group LG19, TLL_Latcal_v3, whole genome shotgun sequence:
- the LOC108874938 gene encoding thrombospondin-type laminin G domain and EAR repeat-containing protein-like — protein MSSLILMQLLLLGLRVIDATTDTWRHCTDLLPLDLLSFVLERDTSKLVPGVQMRQAGGVRGVHFSSPHTSMSFPSSQLLVNCDLFPKEFSIVVTLKVTNIAPKRNEYIFSLMEPKTGEKGDILDSNKNRGISGEEDHGEEKKKERQVKSNDEHGRTILGLRFSRKYLHFLFKGHGGVMEHWVFRGARLADNQWHTLVLTVSGQHVRLTVDCNSPLEIIPSRPFPSDLNIQGSRFHIGSRGRWKGLFSGLLRQLVLVPGSDATNQICPSSDPQLAALSVPPLLLDLPVSGREGDSHLTTHETEERVSVGLERTCSELLQGQLWFSPLRKGLYLCDGTVWITVLEDHKRLDYVMEHQVLTTSSETHDVEVFQVAGMGVMAALAHRSKTSGSAVYLWTQSGFKLYQNFTTHEALVWRHFNMGKKVFLVVSNSGGGPNNHFNKESETDFSVIYKWSKRRKKFVQFQSLQTHCARDWEAFTINRQTYLAVANHRQGNNNHTINSVIYKWNRSTKSFEVHQMLPTSGAYDWEFFTVGPYHFLVVANAFDGVTTSVDSVIYVWVNGGFQVFQTIKTFCATDWEMFQIGSRVFLVVANGHRLHGNGPSRYAINSTIYELDMNGQLFVRFQDIITYSAVDWEFFSLGEEHFLVVANSFNGESYSLNSILYRWQGYEGFVPVHWLPTIGCSDWEFFSFKGESYLIYSSAKAPLSKVFKLKTY, from the exons ATGTCATCGTTGATATTGATGCAGCTCCTTCTCCTGGGGTTGAGGGTCATCGACGCCACCACAGACACATGGAGACACTGTACAG ATCTGCTCCCTCTGGatcttctgtcttttgttctcGAGAGGGACACCTCCAAACTTGTGCCAGGGGTGCAAATGAGGCAGGcaggaggggtgaggggggtACATTTCTCCAGCCCTCATACCTCTATGAGCTTTCCCTCCTCCCAGCTGCTGGTGAATTGTGACCTGTTCCCAAAGGAATTCTCCATTGTTGTGACGCTAAAAGTCACTAACATTGCACCCAAG AGAAATGAATACATCTTTTCCCTGATGGAGCcaaaaacaggagagaaaggagacatTTTGGACAGTAATAAAAACAGGGGTATCAGTGGAGAGGAAGACcatggagaggagaagaaaaaggagaggcaAGTCAAAAGTAATGACGAGCACGGACGGACCATCCTGGGACTGAGGTTCTCCAGAAAATATCTGCACTTCCTTTTTAAAGGTCACGGAGGGGTCATGGAGCACTGGGTGTTTCGAGGTGCCCGGCTGGCTGATAACCAGTGGCACACTCTGGTTTTAACTGTCAGTGGTCAACATGTGAGGCTCACGGTGGACTGCAACTCACCACTGGAAAT CATTCCCTCCAGGCCTTTCCCCTCTGACCTCAACATTCAGGGATCCAGGTTTCACATAGGCAGTCGGGGGAGATGGAAGGGCTTGTTTTCA GGTCTGCTACGGCAGCTGGTTTTGGTGCCAGGTTCCGATGCCACCAATCAGATCTGCCCCTCCTCTGACCCCCAGCTAGCAGCTCTGTCAGTACCACCGCTTCTCTTAGACCTGCCTGTCTCAGGGAGAGAGGGTGACAGCCATCTGACTACCCATG AAACAGAGGAGCGAGTGTCAGTGGGGTTGGAGCGTACATGCTCAGAGCTGCTACAAGGCCAGCTGTGGTTCAGTCCTCTCAGGAAAGGCCTCTACCTCTGCGACGGCACAGTGTGGATCACTGTGTTAGAGG ATCATAAAAGGCTGGACTATGTGATGGAACATCAGGTCCTCACCACCAGCTCAGAGACTCATGATGTTGAg GTTTTCCAGGTTGCCGGCATGGGTGTGATGGCTGCTTTGGCTCACCGCTCCAAAACCTCTGGCTCTGCTGTGTATCTGTGGACCCAGTCAGGATTCAAGCTCTACCAGAATTTCACCACTCACGAAGCCCTGGTTTGGAGACACTTCAACATGGGAAAGAAA GTATTTCTGGTGGTGTCTAACTCTGGTGGAGGACCAAACAATCATTTTAACAAAGAGTCGGAGACTGACTTCTCTGTGATTTACAAGTGgagcaagagaagaaaaaagtttgtGCAGTTCCAGTCTCTGCAGACCCACTGTGCTCGAGACTGGGAGGCCTTTACCATCAATCGACAAACCTATCTCGCCGTAGCCAATCACAGACAAG GTAATAATAATCACACTATAAACAGTGTGATATACAAGTGGAACAGGTCAACAAAGTCTTTTGAGGTTCACCAGATGCTGCCAACCTCAGGGGCCTACGACTGGGAGTTCTTCACTGTCGGACCATACCATTTCCTGGTGGTCGCAAATGCTTTCGATGGAGTTACCACTTCTGTAGACTCTGTCATCTATGTGTGGGTCAATGGAGGCTTCCAGGTGTTCCAGACAATCAAG ACGTTCTGCGCCACAGACTGGGAAATGTTTCAGATTGGCAGCAGAGTCTTCTTGGTTGTTGCCAATGGGCACAGACTCCATGGTAACGGACCAAGTCGATATGCCATCAACTCCACTATCTATGAACTGGACATGAATGGACAGCTATTTGTCCGCTTCCAGGATATTATCACCTACAG tgCAGTGGACTGGGAGTTCTTCAGCCTCGGGGAGGAACATTTTCTGGTTGTTGCTAATTCCTTCAACGGAGAATCCTACTCTCTCAACAGCATTCTGTACAG atgGCAGGGATATGAAGGCTTTGTTCCTGTTCACTGGCTCCCGACCATTGGGTGCAGTGACTGGGAGTTTTTCAGCTTTAAAGGAGAATCATATCTGATCTACTCTAGTGCCAAAGCACCTCTCTCCAAGGTGTTCAAGCTAAAAACCTATTAG